The following proteins are encoded in a genomic region of Pyrus communis chromosome 11, drPyrComm1.1, whole genome shotgun sequence:
- the LOC137708983 gene encoding uncharacterized protein: protein MDIWDSLKQKYQGTTRVKRAQLQALHNKFEILHMKERESVNEYFACALTVANKMRIHGGKMEDVVVIKKILRSMIDKYDYVWECPKKGKDSKGFYAETSEEMLLMAYVDIKEVNREELWFLDSGCSNHMCSLHMCGKNELFTTLDDTFRKFMKIGNDSSLDVLGKGNVRMEVNRIMQVIIGVFYVPGLKHNLLSIGQLQEKGLAIFIKNGNCRIYHPERRLI from the exons ATGGACATCTGGGACTCCTTGAAGCAAAAATACCAAGGCACAACAAGAGTTAAACGAGCACAGTTACAAGCTCTTCACAACAAGTTTGAAATTCTGCACATGAAGGAAAGGGAATCAGTAAACGAGTACTTTGCATGTGCTCTTACCGTAGCCAACAAGATGAGGATTCATGGGGGAAAGATGGAAGATGTGGTGGTCATCAAAAAGATTCTGAGATCAATGATTGATAAATATGATTATGTG TGGGAGTGCCCCAAGAAGGGGAAGGACTCAAAAGGTTTCTATGCAGAAACTAGTGAAGAAATGCTATTGATGGCCTACGTGGATATCAAGGAGGTCAACAGAGAAGAATTGTGGTTCCTGGACTCGGGATGCAGCAATCATATGTGTAGTCTGCATATGTGTGGTAAGAATGAGTTGTTTACAACTTTGGATGATACATTCAGGAAGTTTATGAAGATAGGGAATGATTCAAGCTTGGATGTGCTAGGAAAAGGAAATGTCCGTATGGAAGTCAACAGAATCATGCAGGTCATCATTGGAGTATTTTATGTGCCGGGGTTAAAACACAATTTATTGAGTATTGGACAACTGCAAGAGAAGGGTCTCgccatttttatcaaaaatggAAATTGCAGAATTTATCATCCAGAGAGAAGATTAATCTAG